GTGGTCAGGCGGCCTCGGCGCTGTCCCCTGCCCTGCCCGCCTCCGATCTGGCGATCAGGTAGTCGCAGGCGCGCTGCGCATCAGCCGCGTGCCGGAAGATCGCGCCCTTGTCCGACCGAAGGACCCGCAACCAGTTATGGAGGTAGGCGGCATTCATCTCGAGCGTATGCGCCGTGAAGCCGAGCGTTTGTCCCAGGAACACCGAGGTCAACTCCGCGACGATCTCCTCGCGCGCGTAAGAGGTGTTGCCAAACTTCGAGAGACCGAAATCACGGTTCAGTCGATGGGGGGCTTTTGTCGCATGGGCCAGCTCATGCGCCCAGACCCCGTAGAAATTGCGCGGGTCCTGGAACCGCGTGATGGATGGCATGTAAACCTTGTCCACGGGGGGCAAATAGTACGCTTCCGTCCCCGTGAAGACGGTCGTGATGTCGATGGCGTCGAAAAACGCCTGCATGTGCGCGATGGGCTCGGACGGCGGATGTTCAGGCGCTGGCTCCGGGTCGGGGTAGAAACTGTCGGGCAAGCCCTCGATCTGGCAGGCATTGAACACGCGGTAGGATTTCTGGAAGCGGAAGATACGGGCTTCCTCGGAGTGATCATCCCCGTCGCTGTGATCATGCTCATCGCCGGCGTCTCTCCGGCTTTGACCGTAGTAAACAACGACAGAGGACTTTTCGCCCTTGCGGACCTTTGCGTCCAACGCATTGGCCTGCGGCAACGTCATCCAGAAGGGAGAGCTGTGGCCCGCCATCACGGTCCGCATGGTCAGCAGGAAGTTGTTCACTCCCTGGTAGGGTTCCCCGCCCACGCGCAGGGGGCGACAGCTGCCACCTGCGGTCCATGGCTTGCGCCACGGCAGGACGCCGCGCTCGATGATGCGGATGATTTCGTTTGTGATGACCTCGGAGGCATCGAATTTGGGCGTGCGGGATCGGGCCATGGCTGGCCTCCTTTCGAGTGTTGATGAGAGGGAGTGGTGATCAGGTTGACTGACGGGGGCGTGGATCGTTGGCGATCCTGCCACCGAGGGCTTCGACCATGTCGATGTAGGTGGTCAGCGACGCGGACCTGCCGGGACCCCAAGGTTCAGGGTCGACCGACTCGTCCTGCGCCACCCGCGGCAGGTTCGCGAAGGTGATGACGTCACTGATGGGTCGGATATCGATGAACGGGGTTCCTCGTGCGACCGCGAGGGCGGCCAGGGGAAAGCGCTCGATCGGCGCGAAGGTCGACACGGTAGTCCAACCGAGATGGAGGAATGTCCCACCCTCCCCGCAGATCACATTCGCGTTTGGCAATGACGCCGCCTGCTTCAGATAGCCGAGATCACGCTGGACGGTCTCGCGCTCGAGCCGTTGTGCCTGCCCCGTCTGGCCGGTTCGGCGTAGTTCCTTGTGTCGCCACCACGAGGCAGCGGTCGCGCGCAACACGCGCAAGACACCTGTTTGCATGGGAATGTCCTTCATCAGGAACGGCAGACCGGAACCCGGCCCGGACCCATCTGAGGGACCCCAAAGGCCCTCATCCGTCAGTCACAAAACCCGAAGGACACTTTCACTTTCTACGGGTCCGGACCCGTTCTTGGCAAAACCATTGAGTCCTCACCACAGGACTCAATGCCGGCACGTCTACCGAAGCTCTTGATTTGGATCAGCAGAGCCAGTTGGGGATGAAAGATCGGCAACGAGCATCGGCAGTATCTCGCATGAGATTCGATATTATTGATATAGATCAAATAGTTAGATGGTCCTCCAGATCGGCAGAGAATATCTCTACAGGCCTGCTTAAAGCTGCGAACGCGTGGTATTTCTCAATCTTGCCCGATCATGCGGCCTGCCCGTTGAGCCTGCCATAAAAGCTGCGCTCCAGATGCAGCTCCCCTGCCCCGGCCTTCTCCACCATGCCCCGAAGATATCCACCCGGAGAGGCAACCTCACCGGTACTGTGCTTCTCGAAGACGAGCGCAAATGCGGCCGTGGCCACTTGGGTCCCCATTCGGTCCTGCGCGACGTTCCAGGCATGCTCCGAGATCCCGATCATCGGCCTGAGTTGCCCGGCAACGCGGTGCAGGTCGCCCCAATCCTTCAGGAATCCACCCATATTGCGCGCCCAGGACGCGAATTCCGGACAGGCCTGCATGATTGTCGGCAGGTCGAGCGCTGTCCGCTTCTTGCGTACCTCAGCAACCCAGTCTTCCAACTCCCTATCAACCCGCTCTTCGGGTTCGGCATTGGGCACCACACCTGCCGTTTCCTCTTTTTCAGAGGAATTACTAGTTACAGGATTAAGTTGATTTGTAATTAGTATATGAGGTTCGGAAATGACCTCCCTGGGGTTCATTTCTTGAGTCTTCCCAGAAACTTGTTCCTTGGTTTCGGGCGTGTTTTCCACAGTTTGAACGACCTCAGTTGCCTTGAGATAGGCCGCCTCGACCCGCTCCTGGAGATCCTTGAACCACGTCAGGAGCCGAGCAAGCTGCTCGGACGCTTCATGGCGACGCGGAAGCCGGTCCAGAAGCTCCTCAAAAAGCCCCGTGAATTGGCTCCAGGGCCCGCGCAGCGCGCTGCTGATAGCCGCTTCAATCCGGGCTCGGATCATCCGGCGCGCAACCGTGATCTGGCGCTTCAGGCGCTGGCAGAGCTCGCGTTCAGCCTGCAGCTCGGCATGAAGCTCTTCGAACTCCTCGACACGGGCTGAAAGCGGCGACAGATCAAAGCCGTAAGCCTCAATGATGCGCCCATCGGCGTCCCTGCGGCCCCACCGCTTGCCATTGGGGCTATCCTGGAAGGAAATCACGCCGATCTCAGCAAGACGCCGCGCGTGGCGCTTGAGGGCCGACAGGGAAAAGCCCGTCTGCTCCATCAGATAGGCGTTCGACGCCCAGACGATCGGGCGCTGCCCCTCCTCCCAGTCCTGAGCCTGAGTGAAGGCCCCCAGGGTATCGAGGAGCATCATGTCGCCAGCCTTCAGGCCGATATGGGCCCCAACGCGTTTGAGCGCGACAAATGCTCGTGTTTTAGGTACTGCTACCTGTTCACCGGCTTGGGCAAGCTGCTCAGCAACCCCAAGACACGGTGTCGGCTTGCGCCAACCTGTATGTTTCATGCCTGTATCTCACCTCCGGTCATGTGGAGGCAAAAGAAAGCCGTTCGCTCAGAAGCGTTCGTCGTTGACAGTGAATCCTGTGAGACCTATCTTGAAGGCGACCAAACCATTAAGATCAGCTCTCAGGCCACACCGCTTGGGGGCTTTTCTTTTGCCGTTAATTCACTTGTCGTTCCTTTTATGCTCCTTGCCTCATCGTTCCGAAGAACATCTCACCAACGCTGTCTTCAGTCGGTATCTTTCTCCGTGTCTTCGACGTTCAAATAGTTTGCGACTAAGTCTCCAAGCTTTTCGAGACGCTCTTGGTCAATCGGCACTCCTGCAACCTTGATTGATAGGTTTCCATCGACGGAAGTGACCGAAAGATTTCGGTTGCCCACCTTGCGCTTTACGGTGAGTTTTTGGGGCTTTGTCTTTGTCTTTGGTTTTGGCTTGGCTTTGTTCGTTCTCTCCAAGCTCGCTAAGGCACCCTGTAAATCGCGAAAGCTCATGTCGTAGACGTTCTTGAACGTGTTCAAGATTTGATCCTGCGCAGCGAAAACGGACCGTGCTCGCGAGACTAGGCTCTCATGCACACCAATTTTCTTGGCGAAGGCCACAGCTGTCAGTTTCTCTTCGCCAGAAGCCAGCGTCTCATACATTTCACCAATCGAAACCAATCGCTCAAAAGGGCTGAGATTCTCGCGCTCCTCATTCTCGCGAAACCGCAGAAACAACATCTCAAACTTGCTGTTCTCAGCGTTTCGCGCGTCAGGCGGGGCAAGGATTGCACGAAGGGGTACACCGAGCTCTGACGCGGCAGCCAGTCGGCGGCGTCCTGTCAGCATCACGAATGGAACCCCCGCGATATTCGACGGGTCCAACGGATCCGGCTGCCAATCCGGATCCTCCGGCCACACTAGAATGGGCGTGTCCTGCCCGTTCGAAGCGATGCTGTTTACCAAAGACCTGAAGGCTTCCTGGGACATCCAGTCTTGTCGGCGGTCGGTTCCCATCGGATCGGAGATTTGATCTGGCGACAGGCTTAACTCGTGGCGACCGTTGAGGATATCCAAACAAAGCTCGGCTCTGCTTCGCTCTACTGCAGCTTGCGACTGCGCAAGCGCTCCTGATTTCCAGGCACTGCCGGCCCCCTTAAAAGGAGTCGAAACAGCATCACTCGATTCTGTACTGCCTTCGGAACCGCTCGCACGTTCCTTGTTTGTATCGAGATTGGTAGCCTTGCTGACCAGCGACCTTGGAATACTGCGTTTCATGCTTCACCCTCGCCGTCATCTTCATAGAATTCGTCCATCCAAGTATTGGCGTAGCCACGTTCGAGACCTGGCCAGAGTCGCGATATTATGGCGTCGTTCACGGCATCGGCATTCGTGATGAACCGGTTGATCCCCTTGCGCTTTCCGGGCGTGTCCGGCTCGTATTCGTATACGGACTGATAGACGTCCGACGCGTTCGAGATCGCGTCGGAACGCAGATAAAACACGGGCAGAATCTCCGTGGGGCAATGTTCTAGCAGGTTTCCGATGTGGTTAAGATCCTGCGCATTGGACCGTTGAACGATCGTTGGCAACAGCATGTTCGCACCGGTTCCGATCTCGATCCTTTCATGGGCCAGGATGTGCTGAAGCATCCCAAGCAGACCAGTCACAAAGGTCGACAACGTCGCGATGTCGAACCCCTTCATGGTTTGCGGTATGACCAGCGAAGTCGACGCAATCACGTTATTCAACTGGAATAGTGTGAGCGCGGGTTGATAGTCGATGATGATGACATCCAGCGTCTCCGTTAGTGCGGTGTCGAGTCGCTCCTGGTCGACCTTGCCGTCGACTACCAATTCGTTGGGTAGCGTTTTCGGTGGGTGGCCCGCTTTCCAGCGGTCGATGGCATCGCGTAGGTAGCGGTAAAAGCTCTTTCCTGCGGGGGCTTCGCGGACAAGCCGCGCAATCTGGATCTCACCCTCGGATGTTTCGCCGTGAGCTGGAAGCAGGCGCAGGCCTGGCCAGGAGGTCTTGAGAAAGAAGCTGTCGAGCGTTTGCGCATCATGGTCGGTATATGGCGCGTCTTCCGACTGAAAGAGTCCAGCAAAGTCCACCATGGAGGCGGTGTTTTCGTCGGGCATTTGGGGAAGGCCCTCTCCCCCGACGAAGTAGAGCGTTATTGTACTTTGGGGGTCAGCATCCATGACACCGACACGCATGCCGTAGTGCAAGCTGAGATACTGGGCAAAATGCGCGGCGCTCAGACTTTTGGCGGTGCCGCCTTTCTGGCTTGCAAACGAGATGACGGGCAAAGGTGCGTCAGGCTTCCGCCAGGCCAGGTAGTCGTACGGCCGCTTTGCCGAGGCTGCCAGAAGGGCCCGCATGTGCATCAATTCTGAAAGCGTGAAAACACGCTCTCTTCCAACATATTCTCCTGCGGGAAAGTCATCGCTCGAATTGGCGAACTTGGTCAGATACTGAATACTCACATTGAGAAACCTAGCGCACTGGCGCATGGACCAGGTTCGCTTGATGCGCTGACGCAAGGTGAGTTCCTTGTTCACTGCCACCATCGTGCGCTCAAGCCCACGTGACAGATCCGTCAAAAACTGTTCTAAACTACCGCTCATTTATAAGCCCTGACTTCGGTTGGGTCCGAGTTCGACTCGATTCTGTCCCAATGGTAGCACGGTTCTGAGCTAAAGATAAAGATACCACGCGCCTATAGCTTTCAGGCGCTTATTTTGAGGCTCAGTGGCTCCAGAAACTCCAATCTTGAACGCGTTCAAGATTGGAGTTTAAGTCGGCTGACCAGAGCGAAGCCGATCAACCTTGCATGTTACACGCCGCGTCTTTCGGACCCGAGGAGATGACCGACCTAGTTCGTGGCTTTGCCCAGGTTTGCGTTGAAGCCGTGATCACAGATGCTCACCGTGAAGTAGCCAGCGCCGGTCTCCCCTTTCCGAATCTTCTAGATGCCGCCGCACTCGGCCAGCTTGCCTTACGGGGAGCGTCCGGCGACGCGTTGCGCGAAGGCCGTCCTGTTCGACCTCGCGACGGGTTCGATGCTAATTTCCAGGTCGGAGATCAAGATGCAGATTGAGCCGAAGCCTTTGACGGGTTCGTTGTCGGCTCCTGTGAAACTGATGCAGCCCGAAGGGTAGCTGGGCGGTTGACCAAGGCCTGACCACGCTGGATGCGAAGCGCCGCATAGAAGGGTAGGGGAGGAAGATGGGCCACAGCCGTTGTAGACGGGGCAGCCGCTGCGATGTGCATTCCATGCAACAGGGCCGCATCGGGAGACGTCCGGCGGTCGAGAAAGATACCAAGGAAAATTGGAAACTCTGTTGAAACTGACCCAAACAAGAAAATACCTTGGAACTCGCGCAGGCGCGCAGCGGGAAAAGCCAGCACTGCGCTAAAGCGCTCTCAACAGCCCAATTCCCTGTTCGAGAGGTATTGCCCGGATATCTTCTGCTAAGGGGACATCACGCTCTCCGGCGTAGATCAGCAGCTTCCGATTGGCTTTGACGTCTTCTGCGCCGGTGTGGAAACCACGAGAAACCTTCGGCGCAGTCGTGCGCTTGATCTCGACGGCCCAGATGTCGCCACCCGGCAAACGCAGAACCAGATCAAGTTCGGCTCCGGCAGAGGTGCGATAGAAGAAGGGTTCGGTGCCGGCGGGCGTCGCGGCAAGAAGGGTCTCGATGCAGAACCCCTCCCAACTGCCGCCGACGACAGGATGCCCGAGCAAGCCTTCGGTTGTACCAATACTCAACAGCGCATGAACGATCCCGCTGTCCCGCACATAGATTTTTGGCGATTTCACCAGGCGTTTGCCGACATTCTCGTGCCAGGGCTGCAGCCGCCGCACCAGCATGAGATCGACGAGCAGATCGAGATAACGACCGATGGTTTGGCCCGACACACCGAGCCCCTCTGCGAGGGCAGCAGCATTCAGCAGGCCGCCTTGCACATGCGCCAACATGGTCCAGAAGCGCCGCAAGGTTGCGGCCGGAATACGCGGTCCAAGGGCAGGGATGTCACGCTCCAGATAGGTGCGCAGGAAATCTAGACGCCAGTCCATGCTGGCCTGATCGCTGGCAGCCAAGAAACTGTCAGGAAAGCCACCACGTAACCAGAGCGCATTCAACTGATCAGTCCCAACTTCGGTAAGTTGCAGAGGGGGCATTTCGATATACCGGACCCTTCCAGCGAGGGACTCTGCCGATTGTTGCAGGAGAACATTGGAGGCTGACCCTAAGAGCAGAAACTGCCCCGTACGAAACCCGGCCCGCCTGCGCTGGTCGATCTGACCACGCAGGCTCTTGAAGAGGCCGGGCATCTGCTGCACTTCGTCGAGGATGACGAGTTTTCCCGTTTGTTCATCCAGATAGAGATCTGGTTCGGTCAGGATCTGCCGGTCCGCGTCACGTTCAAGATCAAGGTATACCGATGGTTGCTCCGAAGCGATGTCGAGAGCAAGCGTGGTCTTCCCAACCTGCCGGGGACCGAGGAGCACAACAGCGGCTTGGTTCGCAAGCGCGGATTGCACAAGTTGATGAGTTTGGCGCATATACATACCTTGCAATTACTCCATCATGTGGAAGATTTGCAAGGTTAAATTATTGTGCCGCTAACGTTCCAGCCCAATTTGTGAACTAGCCTGAAGTGATGAACACGCTTTGCGCCAAAACTCACTCCAACAACCCAATTCGCTCCGCCCGTTCCAGCAGCATCCTCACGGACGACGGCTGCCATCTTGTTCGGCCACGAGGCGTGCGTTCGCGCATAGATTCCAGCCGTTCACAGATCGCTTGAAGCGTGATGTCGGGATCTGCGCCCTTGATGCCAGCAATAATGGCGGGCAGGCGATCGTCCGTTTCGCGGCGCCCGGCGCGGGCCAGCACCTCGGTAGGCAGGAAGCCGTCGCGGACATAGGCCTTCACAGCGCGCAAGAGACGGCTTTGGGTCCAGCGACGCGCCTCGGGCAGGGGGCCGTTGATGATGCGCACAACGTCTTCCCAGGCCAAGTCGGGGCGCAACCGGCGCACTTGGGGCACCCAGTCTTGAGCCGTCTCGTTCAGCCGCTCCATGTAGCCGTCTTGCCGCGCGAGCCGCACCTTTCGTAGCGCCGCTGGATCGCGGGCGCGTAGGCCCGGGTTCCCGCCGACCCGGCCCTTAGTACGGGCACTCGCCAGCCCCGCCTTGGTACGTTCGCGGATCAGCGCCCGCTCAAACTCGGCCGCGGCGCCCAGAACCTGAAGCGTGAACTTGCCTTGGGGGGAGGCTGTGTCGATCGGATCCTGCAGGGACTTGAAAAACGCGCCCTTGGCCTCGAGTCGCTCGATCACCTCGAGAAGGTGCGACAAGGACCGCGCCAGCCGGTCGATCCGAACGACCACCAGCGTGTCGCCCTTGCCGATGCGCTCCAACACCCGCCCAAGCACCGGCCGCGCACGATTGCCGCCAGAGGCCTGTTCTTCATGGATCTCGGCGCAGCCTGCGGATTTCAGGGCCTGCGACTGGGGCAGGGGGGTTTGATCCTCGGTTGAAACGCGCGCGTAGCCTATCAATGGCATCGAACCAGTCTTTTTGCAGTTTCATACATCGCTAATAAACGACCGTTTGAAAACGAATGCAAGGGCGTGCACTGTGGCGCTGCTCAGCAGAGAACCCTTGGTTTCCATACGCTGAGCGCGATCAGCGAGCTCTCGCAGACCATCGCGCGCCCGTGCTATATAAGGTGTGCAGGCGCACTCTGACAAAACACTTTGGTAAAATGCAAAAGTGCGGTATTTTGCATACATGAAGACTCAAGTATCTATGCAGTATGATATTTTTTACGATCCTCTTGTGAATGCGGAGGGGCTTGAAGAGACGTCTGAGGACGACCTGTGGTTCCTGCCCGGTCCGATGGACGAGGAGCCAGATTATCTGCCGCCCGGACCTAGGGCAGAGCTTCGTGAAACCGCAGTCCTCGACGATTGGCGGAAGGCAGAGGCGGGCAATGCCGCGCGTCTCGCCCGTGTGGCTGGCCGGATCGGCGCGCTGGACGACCGGCTGCGCCGTGGCCCGAAAGGTTGGCGGCACAGGCTCGCGCTGATGGAGGCGGCAGACCTCAGCTGGTTTGTAGGCGACCGAATTGGCCCGGATCGGCTGGCGCTCTGGAAATCCATGCGCTTGTCCGGCGTGCAGGACGACACCGCGGCGCTCGCGCGTGTCGGATGGGCAGTGCGGCGTCTTACAGGCGGCCTTGGACCGGAAGTGGACCTGTCCGCCTTCCTCGACCGCCGCGACCCCGAGAACCTCGGCGTTGAAGCCGAACCGTTCGCGGAACGCGCGGGCGGTTGGCTCGATCTTATGGCGCAAGCCGCCGATCTTCACCCAGTCACGCGCGCTTGCATGGGCTTCCATCTCTGGAGTCTCGCGGGCCTCGGGCAGCACGGCGACCGGATGGAAGCGGCGGTCACAGCCGCACGGATCGTGGCCAGTGAGGGCAAGGGGGCGCTCTTCGCGCCTTTGGCCATGGGCGGGGCAGGAGGATTGCGCTCCGGTGGCCCACCCGCTGACCGTCTGTCTCGTTGGCTTGACGGGATGGAGACCGCATGCCTGACCGCAATGCGTCACCTCGATGATATCGAGGCATGGTCGGCGAGGGCG
Above is a window of Roseovarius mucosus DNA encoding:
- a CDS encoding ATP-binding protein, with product MYMRQTHQLVQSALANQAAVVLLGPRQVGKTTLALDIASEQPSVYLDLERDADRQILTEPDLYLDEQTGKLVILDEVQQMPGLFKSLRGQIDQRRRAGFRTGQFLLLGSASNVLLQQSAESLAGRVRYIEMPPLQLTEVGTDQLNALWLRGGFPDSFLAASDQASMDWRLDFLRTYLERDIPALGPRIPAATLRRFWTMLAHVQGGLLNAAALAEGLGVSGQTIGRYLDLLVDLMLVRRLQPWHENVGKRLVKSPKIYVRDSGIVHALLSIGTTEGLLGHPVVGGSWEGFCIETLLAATPAGTEPFFYRTSAGAELDLVLRLPGGDIWAVEIKRTTAPKVSRGFHTGAEDVKANRKLLIYAGERDVPLAEDIRAIPLEQGIGLLRAL
- a CDS encoding recombinase family protein, which produces MPLIGYARVSTEDQTPLPQSQALKSAGCAEIHEEQASGGNRARPVLGRVLERIGKGDTLVVVRIDRLARSLSHLLEVIERLEAKGAFFKSLQDPIDTASPQGKFTLQVLGAAAEFERALIRERTKAGLASARTKGRVGGNPGLRARDPAALRKVRLARQDGYMERLNETAQDWVPQVRRLRPDLAWEDVVRIINGPLPEARRWTQSRLLRAVKAYVRDGFLPTEVLARAGRRETDDRLPAIIAGIKGADPDITLQAICERLESMRERTPRGRTRWQPSSVRMLLERAERIGLLE
- a CDS encoding ParB N-terminal domain-containing protein — its product is MKRSIPRSLVSKATNLDTNKERASGSEGSTESSDAVSTPFKGAGSAWKSGALAQSQAAVERSRAELCLDILNGRHELSLSPDQISDPMGTDRRQDWMSQEAFRSLVNSIASNGQDTPILVWPEDPDWQPDPLDPSNIAGVPFVMLTGRRRLAAASELGVPLRAILAPPDARNAENSKFEMLFLRFRENEERENLSPFERLVSIGEMYETLASGEEKLTAVAFAKKIGVHESLVSRARSVFAAQDQILNTFKNVYDMSFRDLQGALASLERTNKAKPKPKTKTKPQKLTVKRKVGNRNLSVTSVDGNLSIKVAGVPIDQERLEKLGDLVANYLNVEDTEKDTD
- a CDS encoding ParA family protein; the protein is MSGSLEQFLTDLSRGLERTMVAVNKELTLRQRIKRTWSMRQCARFLNVSIQYLTKFANSSDDFPAGEYVGRERVFTLSELMHMRALLAASAKRPYDYLAWRKPDAPLPVISFASQKGGTAKSLSAAHFAQYLSLHYGMRVGVMDADPQSTITLYFVGGEGLPQMPDENTASMVDFAGLFQSEDAPYTDHDAQTLDSFFLKTSWPGLRLLPAHGETSEGEIQIARLVREAPAGKSFYRYLRDAIDRWKAGHPPKTLPNELVVDGKVDQERLDTALTETLDVIIIDYQPALTLFQLNNVIASTSLVIPQTMKGFDIATLSTFVTGLLGMLQHILAHERIEIGTGANMLLPTIVQRSNAQDLNHIGNLLEHCPTEILPVFYLRSDAISNASDVYQSVYEYEPDTPGKRKGINRFITNADAVNDAIISRLWPGLERGYANTWMDEFYEDDGEGEA
- the repC gene encoding plasmid replication protein RepC — protein: MKHTGWRKPTPCLGVAEQLAQAGEQVAVPKTRAFVALKRVGAHIGLKAGDMMLLDTLGAFTQAQDWEEGQRPIVWASNAYLMEQTGFSLSALKRHARRLAEIGVISFQDSPNGKRWGRRDADGRIIEAYGFDLSPLSARVEEFEELHAELQAERELCQRLKRQITVARRMIRARIEAAISSALRGPWSQFTGLFEELLDRLPRRHEASEQLARLLTWFKDLQERVEAAYLKATEVVQTVENTPETKEQVSGKTQEMNPREVISEPHILITNQLNPVTSNSSEKEETAGVVPNAEPEERVDRELEDWVAEVRKKRTALDLPTIMQACPEFASWARNMGGFLKDWGDLHRVAGQLRPMIGISEHAWNVAQDRMGTQVATAAFALVFEKHSTGEVASPGGYLRGMVEKAGAGELHLERSFYGRLNGQAA
- a CDS encoding ArdC family protein; translated protein: MARSRTPKFDASEVITNEIIRIIERGVLPWRKPWTAGGSCRPLRVGGEPYQGVNNFLLTMRTVMAGHSSPFWMTLPQANALDAKVRKGEKSSVVVYYGQSRRDAGDEHDHSDGDDHSEEARIFRFQKSYRVFNACQIEGLPDSFYPDPEPAPEHPPSEPIAHMQAFFDAIDITTVFTGTEAYYLPPVDKVYMPSITRFQDPRNFYGVWAHELAHATKAPHRLNRDFGLSKFGNTSYAREEIVAELTSVFLGQTLGFTAHTLEMNAAYLHNWLRVLRSDKGAIFRHAADAQRACDYLIARSEAGRAGDSAEAA